CATTAATCACTCTTTCAACCGAAAAATTCATCATATTTCTGAAGAAAATCCGGTCGCTGCCATCGCTCATGATGTATTGCTGTCCATTGTTGGCAAGTCCCCAGCCTTCTGTTTCATAACTGAATTCTATTCCTTTCCGGCTAAAATCGGAAAGGCTATAGGTATAAGCCTTCTTTTCCCTGTAAGTCAGCAAGGTGAGGTAGCCATCATGAATGGTGAGCCCTTCGGCAAAGAAGTCTTTTAAATCAACAGACGACAGCAGTTTACCCGTTTTAAGGTCTATCTTTTTTAATGCCGATTTTCCATACAAACCACTGCTTTCGTAGAGAATTCCATTGTCTATTTCAAATCCCTGCGTATAAAGACGGTCTCCGGGATGGCTGAATTGCCTCAGAATTTTGTACGTCATGGTTTTTGCCTGAACACTTTCCTTCGATGGGATTTTTTCTTCAGGAGTTTTTTTCTGTTGTTTTTTGCATGAAACAAGCAAAAGTGAGAAAATCAAAACAACAAAAACAAGTCTTTTTAACCACATATCAATTTTTATTTCAATTACAAAGTTAAACTTCCCTGCCACACACAGAAATTTAAATAATGAGGGTATTTTTGCTCTTTGAATAATCATGAAATCCGCTGGCAATATCTTTAAAACAGGCGTTGGCCCATCGAGCAGCCATACCATGGGGCCAAAAAGAGCTTCCGAAAAATTTCTGGCTGAAAACAAAAATGCCTTTTCTTTTCAGATTACACTGTTGGGTAGTCTGGCTGCAACGGGTAAAGGCCACCTCACCGATAAAGCCATCATCGAAACTTTTTTACCCCGTCAGACAGAGATTGTATGGAAGCCCGAAACCACCCTCCCCTTTCATCCCAATGCAATGATTTTTAAAGCCTTTGATAAAAACTACAATCTTTTATCAGAAAAAACTTATTACAGCATTGGCGGAGGTGAGATAGTGGAAGAAAATGCAGAAATACATGAGCCT
The Sphingobacteriales bacterium DNA segment above includes these coding regions:
- a CDS encoding glutaminyl-peptide cyclotransferase, producing MAGKFNFVIEIKIDMWLKRLVFVVLIFSLLLVSCKKQQKKTPEEKIPSKESVQAKTMTYKILRQFSHPGDRLYTQGFEIDNGILYESSGLYGKSALKKIDLKTGKLLSSVDLKDFFAEGLTIHDGYLTLLTYREKKAYTYSLSDFSRKGIEFSYETEGWGLANNGQQYIMSDGSDRIFFRNMMNFSVERVINVKLRGKPVYYLNELEYVDGKIYANVYGVGRILVIDEKTGIAEAEIDVSNLNCSTISNANPEAVLNGIAYDKTTKTFYITGKECPDIYEVIFE
- a CDS encoding serine dehydratase → MKSAGNIFKTGVGPSSSHTMGPKRASEKFLAENKNAFSFQITLLGSLAATGKGHLTDKAIIETFLPRQTEIVWKPETTLPFHPNAMIFKAFDKNYNLLSEKTYYSIGGGEIVEENAEIHEPDIYPHHKFNEILRYCHYRGMSLWEYVYTFEDATFTTHLTEVWKVMKEAVRRGIQADGIIPGGLGISRKASSYFQKAKGYRSSL